The proteins below come from a single Danio aesculapii chromosome 25, fDanAes4.1, whole genome shotgun sequence genomic window:
- the fbxl14a gene encoding F-box/LRR-repeat protein 14a — protein sequence MEIHISSLFPEILAMIFNYLDVKGKGRVAQVCTAWRDASYHKSVWRGVEAKLHLRRANPSLFPSLQTRGIKKVQILSLRRSLSYVIQGMPNIESLNLSGCYNLTDNGLSHAFVQDIPSLRILNLSLCKQITDSSLGRIAQYLKNLELLDLGGCSNITNTGLLLIAWGLHNLKSLNLRSCRHVSDVGIGHLAGMTRSAAEGCLTLEHLTLQDCQKLTDLSLKHISKGLNKLKVLNLSFCGGISDAGMIHLSHMTQLWTLNLRSCDNISDTGIMHLSMGALRLYGLDVSFCDKVGDQSLAYIAQGLYQLKSLSLCSCHISDDGINRMVRQMHELKTLNIGQCVRITDKGLELIADHLTQLTGIDLYGCTKITKRGLERITQLPCLKVLNLGLWQMTEVKGLGDASEILPLYAS from the coding sequence ATGGAGATCCACATCTCGAGCCTCTTCCCGGAGATCCTGGCAATGATCTTCAACTACCTGGATGTTAAAGGCAAAGGCAGAGTTGCTCAAGTGTGCACGGCATGGAGAGATGCTTCTTATCACAAATCCGTATGGAGAGGAGTAGAAGCCAAACTCCATCTGAGAAGAGCAAACCCGTCGCTCTTTCCAAGCCTCCAAACCAGAGGCATCAAAAAAGTCCAGATCCTCAGTCTGAGACGAAGTCTTAGCTACGTTATCCAAGGAATGCCCAACATCGAAAGCCTGAACTTGAGCGGATGCTACAACCTTACCGACAATGGTCTCAGTCATGCATTTGTCCAGGACATTCCATCATTGAGGATACTCAACCTTAGCCTTTGCAAGCAGATCACAGATTCCAGTTTGGGACGGATCGCGCAGTATTTGAAGAACTTGGAACTTCTGGATCTCGGCGGGTGTAGTAATATAACCAACACAGGGTTATTGCTTATCGCTTGGGGCCTTCACAATCTCAAAAGCCTGAATCTGAGAAGCTGCCGACATGTATCAGATGTAGGAATTGGACACTTAGCAGGAATGACCAGGAGCGCAGCGGAGGGCTGTTTGACTTTGGAGCACCTCACCCTTCAGGACTGTCAGAAGCTTACCGATTTGTCCCTCAAGCACATCTCCAAGGGTCTAAACAAGTTGAAAGTTCTCAACCTGAGTTTCTGCGGTGGGATATCCGACGCTGGGATGATCCACCTGTCACACATGACCCAACTCTGGACGCTGAACCTGCGTTCCTGCGATAATATTAGCGATACAGGCATCATGCACCTCTCAATGGGAGCTTTGAGGTTGTACGGCCTCGACGTGTCGTTCTGCGACAAAGTGGGCGACCAAAGTCTGGCTTACATCGCGCAGGGTTTGTACCAACTCAAATCCCTGTCGCTTTGTTCGTGCCACATTAGCGATGACGGGATCAACCGGATGGTCCGGCAGATGCATGAGCTCAAGACGCTGAACATCGGCCAATGCGTACGCATCACAGATAAAGGCCTGGAGCTCATCGCTGACCACCTAACCCAGCTGACAGGGATCGACCTGTACGGTTGCACCAAAATCACCAAAAGAGGACTGGAGAGAATCACGCAGCTGCCCTGCCTTAAGGTGTTGAACTTGGGACTTTGGCAAATGACCGAGGTCAAGGGTTTAGGAGATGCCTCTGAGATCCTACCTTTATACGCCTCCTAA